From the genome of SAR324 cluster bacterium:
CGGAAAGAAGGTGTGTTTTTACAGAACATGGAGGAAACGCTGGCTTTGTTTGATGAATGGTACAACGGTTACAAATTTTCCAATGATCAGGAATCCACGATATACAACACCGATATGGTGATATACTACGTGTGTGACTGTATCCAGATTGGCCAGCCTCCCCATTAACTTCTAGACCAGAACATTCGGATCGACTATGGCAAATTGCGGCATCTGCTACTGGTCAGTCGAAAGCTCAACGGCAATTTCGATCAACTCAAACAGATCATCGAAACTGGCCAGACCGTCAGTGTCATCCGTCCGGGTTTCCCACTGGAAAAAATTCAGGTGCCCGAAAATTTTCTCTCGTTGCTGTATTTTTTCGGCTTGCTCACCATTGACCAACCCTGGCGCAATCAATACCAACTCCGGATTCCCAACGAAAGCGTCAAACATCTGATGTATGGCTACCTGCGGGACGCTTATTGGGATGTGGAAACCTTCCGGATTGACATCCACCGACTGGAAATTCTGGTGTCCGACATGGGATGGGCAGGAGAATGGGAGGGGTTTTTCGACACTCTGGCCCAGGCGGTTAAACAACAAACCCGGGTTCGGGATTACATGCAGGGGGAAAAAGTGCTGCAAGGATTTCTGCTGGCTTATCTGCATGTGTGTGATGTGTTCCACGTCACTTCAGAAGCCGAACTCAACAAAGGTTTTGCAGATCTCATGCTGGAACCGTTTGTGATGAAATACCCCGATATGGGTTACGGCTATCTCATCGAACTCAAATATTTCAAACGCGACGAACTCACTGAAACCAAACTGAAAACCACCATCGAGGCGGCGCAGACCCAGTTGCGTCAATATCTGGCGGATGAACGGCTCAAACACTACCTGCCTCACATCCGTTTCATCGGGCTGGTGCTGGTCTATCACGGTTGGGAACTCGTGTATCGCGGGGCGGTGGAAACACTTCAGACATCAAATATGAATGCGATAACACGATTTTGAATCTCCAGCAGAAGTCCATCATTCCCTGGCTCCATGTTCCAGCAACAGTTGCCGCATCTCCGGGAAATAGCCTTTGGCGGCGGGATCTTCCGGCAGATAGGCCAACAGCGGTTTGCCTTCTGCCGAAGCGTTGACATCAGCACCATGAGCCAGCAGGATTCTGGCGATTTCCAGACGACGATCTCTGGTGTGTGAGGGCACATGCCGGAAATAGGGGCCATCGCCGATGATCGCCCAATACAAGGGCGGTGGCTGTCCACGGGATTCATTGGTATCCGCGCCATGCCCGATCAGCCGTTGAACGATCTTCACTTCCCCATAGCGTGACGCCAGCATCAATGGCGACGGATATTCCTCATATTGTCCGGCGTGCCCTCCAGCTTCCAACAGGAGATCCACAACTTTTTCATGCCCATCCTGAATGGCTTCCCGCAAAACAGCGTAAGTCATATCCAATTGGAGCATCCGCTCCCGGTCTTCCGGCGTGTTCAACGCCTGGCTGAATTTATCGATCCGACCGTCATCGGCATCATATAAATAATAAATATCAGACATTTTACGCCATAACGGGTCTTTGAAGGCCACAGCGCCATGGGCTTTGAGCAAATCAACCACTTTTTGGTAATACGCTCTTTCATCGGGATCAAGATGTATCGATTGAGCCATTGGTTCCGCATGATAAAGCAAATTAAATCCATTCCTGATCATGGCGTTGACATCAGCCCCATGTTCTATCAATATTTTGGCGATTTCCAATCGTTTCGTGCGTGTCCTGTGTTCTGAAGAATAATAATCACGGGCACCGTGAGCGGCGATCGCTGAATCAAGTGGCGGTCCATAATGGATACTACACGCGTGAGTGACATCGACTCCATACTCCAACAGAATCGTTACAGATGCCACTTCGCCCTCGGCAGAGGCTATCATGAGCGGGGAATACTCATGACAATCCGGTTCCGGGTGAGGGTTCAAACTTTCCTCCAGTAACAGACGCAAGGCCTCCGGATAATGATATGCGATACTTTGCTGAAGCACTCTTCGGGGCCAGCCATACATCGTATCATGTAGTCTCACTTGAGTTTGTGGGTGTCGGATTAACAATTCCACAATACGAATATCTCGTCGTGACTCCGTAATGGCGATTTCCAGGGCATTTAATGTATCAGCGCCTTTTTCCAGCAAATACCGGACAACCTCAAAATGTCCTTCACGAACAGCGTATGTCAACGGCGTGTTCCCCATCTGAGGCCCAAGACATAACACACCCCGTTGTCGTGCGTTAATATCGGCGATCCAGATCCATTTCTTGATTTCCTCCAGATCCCCGCGACTGGCGGCTTCCAGCAAAGCGGAATTCCACGGGAAACTGTATCCGCAAAAAGCTCCCACAAAAATTCCGTTGGCAATTTCGTCCGGCCCCACCAGCCAGATCAGCGACACTATCAGGACAACACTCACCATCAAAATCTTGAATTTGCGTTTCATGGCCTACTCCATCCGGATGTTGTCAATCAACGCTGTGGCGTACATCTGCCGGTACAAAGTCGGTGGTTCCCTCTCATAGAGATACAGCGTCAGCAAGATCTTTTGTCCCCTGAATTTTTCCAGCGGGATCTCAGCGGTGTTCCAGCCTTTCTGCCACCAGTCAAAACAGGTGTTGTGGGCAGGGTCCGCCAACGTGTAATCAGAGGTGGGCGGTATATCGGGATAGTTGACCAGGCACAGAGCTTCCGGCAGGCTCCACTCATACTTGATTCCGGATTCGCTAGAAATAATGCCGACTCTCAATGTGTTGACCGCGGGCGCGTTGC
Proteins encoded in this window:
- a CDS encoding PD-(D/E)XK nuclease domain-containing protein yields the protein MRHLLLVSRKLNGNFDQLKQIIETGQTVSVIRPGFPLEKIQVPENFLSLLYFFGLLTIDQPWRNQYQLRIPNESVKHLMYGYLRDAYWDVETFRIDIHRLEILVSDMGWAGEWEGFFDTLAQAVKQQTRVRDYMQGEKVLQGFLLAYLHVCDVFHVTSEAELNKGFADLMLEPFVMKYPDMGYGYLIELKYFKRDELTETKLKTTIEAAQTQLRQYLADERLKHYLPHIRFIGLVLVYHGWELVYRGAVETLQTSNMNAITRF
- a CDS encoding ankyrin repeat domain-containing protein; amino-acid sequence: MKRKFKILMVSVVLIVSLIWLVGPDEIANGIFVGAFCGYSFPWNSALLEAASRGDLEEIKKWIWIADINARQRGVLCLGPQMGNTPLTYAVREGHFEVVRYLLEKGADTLNALEIAITESRRDIRIVELLIRHPQTQVRLHDTMYGWPRRVLQQSIAYHYPEALRLLLEESLNPHPEPDCHEYSPLMIASAEGEVASVTILLEYGVDVTHACSIHYGPPLDSAIAAHGARDYYSSEHRTRTKRLEIAKILIEHGADVNAMIRNGFNLLYHAEPMAQSIHLDPDERAYYQKVVDLLKAHGAVAFKDPLWRKMSDIYYLYDADDGRIDKFSQALNTPEDRERMLQLDMTYAVLREAIQDGHEKVVDLLLEAGGHAGQYEEYPSPLMLASRYGEVKIVQRLIGHGADTNESRGQPPPLYWAIIGDGPYFRHVPSHTRDRRLEIARILLAHGADVNASAEGKPLLAYLPEDPAAKGYFPEMRQLLLEHGARE